The Streptomyces sp. CC0208 genome window below encodes:
- a CDS encoding NAD(P)H-quinone oxidoreductase, with protein MHAITIPEPGGPEALVWSEVPDAVAGEGEVLVEVLAGAVNRADILQRQGFYNPPPGASPYPGLECSGRIVEIGPGVSGWAVGDEVCALLAGGGYAEKVAVPAGQLLPVPKDLDVKRAAALPEVVCTVWSNVFMVAHLRPGETLLVHGGSSGIGTMAIQLAKAVGAKVAVTAGTPQKLERCAELGADILINYREQDFVEEVRKATDGAGADVILDNMGAKYLDRNVNALAVNGRLAIIGMQGGVKGELNIATLLGKRAAISATSLRARPPAEKTAIVAAVREHVWPLLDAGHIRPVVDRELPMSDAAAAHRVVEESGHIGKVLLVTQ; from the coding sequence ATGCATGCGATCACGATTCCCGAACCCGGTGGACCCGAGGCGCTGGTCTGGAGCGAGGTGCCGGATGCCGTGGCCGGCGAGGGCGAGGTGCTGGTCGAGGTGCTGGCCGGGGCCGTCAACCGCGCCGACATCCTGCAACGCCAGGGCTTCTACAACCCCCCGCCCGGCGCCTCCCCCTACCCCGGCCTGGAGTGCTCCGGGCGCATCGTGGAGATCGGCCCCGGTGTCTCCGGCTGGGCCGTCGGCGACGAGGTGTGCGCGCTGCTCGCGGGCGGCGGATACGCCGAGAAGGTCGCCGTACCGGCCGGACAGCTGCTGCCCGTGCCCAAGGACCTCGACGTGAAGCGGGCGGCCGCGCTGCCCGAGGTGGTCTGCACGGTCTGGTCGAACGTCTTCATGGTCGCCCACCTGCGCCCCGGCGAGACCCTGCTGGTGCACGGCGGTTCCAGCGGCATCGGCACGATGGCGATCCAGCTCGCGAAGGCCGTGGGCGCCAAGGTCGCGGTGACCGCGGGCACGCCTCAGAAACTGGAGCGCTGCGCCGAACTCGGCGCGGACATCCTGATCAACTACCGGGAACAGGACTTCGTCGAGGAGGTCAGGAAGGCCACCGACGGGGCGGGCGCCGACGTCATCCTCGACAACATGGGCGCGAAGTACCTCGACCGCAACGTCAATGCCCTCGCCGTCAACGGACGGCTCGCGATCATCGGCATGCAGGGCGGTGTCAAGGGCGAGCTGAACATCGCCACGCTGCTGGGCAAGCGCGCCGCGATCAGCGCCACCTCGCTGCGGGCACGGCCCCCGGCCGAGAAGACGGCGATCGTGGCGGCCGTACGCGAGCATGTGTGGCCCCTGCTGGACGCCGGGCACATCCGTCCCGTCGTCGACCGCGAACTCCCGATGAGCGACGCGGCGGCCGCGCACCGGGTCGTCGAGGAGAGCGGCCACATCGGCAAGGTCCTGCTGGTCACGCAGTAG
- a CDS encoding ATP-binding cassette domain-containing protein: protein MSQHTSPLAIETAGLVKTFGETRAVDGVDLAVPAGTVYGVLGPNGAGKTTTVKMLATLLRPDGGEAHVFGHDVVREADEVRGRVSLTGQYASVDEDLTGAENLVLLGRLLGHHKKAARERAGQLLAAFGLSEAAGKQVKHYSGGMRRRIDIAASILNTPDLLFLDEPTTGLDPRSRNQVWDIVRAVVAQGTTVLLTTQYLDEADQLASRIAVIDHGRVIAEGTKGELKASVGAGTVHLRLRDGGRRPEAAEILRSALDAQVQLEPDPVALTARLATAAGDTAAEQASRALAELARAGITVDNFSLGQPSLDEVFLALTGHPTDDTDSEEMAA, encoded by the coding sequence ATGAGCCAGCACACGTCACCCCTGGCGATCGAGACCGCGGGCCTCGTGAAGACGTTCGGCGAGACCAGGGCCGTCGACGGAGTCGACCTCGCGGTGCCGGCCGGCACGGTCTACGGCGTCCTCGGCCCGAACGGCGCCGGCAAGACCACCACCGTGAAGATGCTCGCCACCCTCCTGCGGCCCGACGGCGGCGAGGCCCACGTCTTCGGCCACGACGTCGTCCGCGAGGCCGACGAGGTCCGCGGCCGGGTCAGCCTCACCGGCCAGTACGCCTCCGTCGACGAGGACCTCACCGGCGCCGAGAACCTGGTCCTGCTGGGCCGTCTCCTCGGCCACCACAAGAAGGCCGCACGCGAGCGTGCCGGACAGCTCCTGGCGGCGTTCGGCCTCTCGGAGGCGGCCGGAAAGCAGGTCAAGCACTACTCCGGCGGCATGCGGCGCCGGATCGACATCGCCGCGTCCATCCTCAACACCCCCGATCTGCTCTTCCTCGACGAGCCCACCACCGGCCTCGATCCGCGCAGCCGCAACCAGGTCTGGGACATCGTGCGCGCGGTCGTCGCCCAGGGCACCACCGTGCTGCTGACCACGCAGTACCTGGACGAGGCCGACCAGTTGGCCTCCCGGATCGCCGTCATCGACCACGGCCGGGTGATCGCCGAGGGCACCAAGGGCGAGCTGAAGGCCTCCGTGGGCGCCGGGACCGTACATCTGCGCCTGCGGGACGGCGGGCGGCGGCCCGAGGCGGCGGAGATCCTGCGCAGCGCCCTGGACGCCCAGGTCCAGCTGGAACCCGACCCGGTGGCGCTGACGGCCCGGCTCGCCACGGCAGCCGGTGACACGGCGGCCGAACAGGCCTCCCGCGCCCTCGCCGAGTTGGCCCGCGCCGGCATCACCGTCGACAACTTCTCGCTCGGCCAGCCCAGCCTGGACGAGGTGTTCCTCGCCCTCACCGGACACCCCACCGACGACACCGACTCCGAGGAGATGGCGGCATGA
- a CDS encoding ABC transporter permease: MSTVTQAETQDLAPVSAESLAALLVTGERPPRPSALSASLTFGWRAILKIKHVPEQLFDVTAFPIMMVLMYTYLFGGALAGSPTEYIQFLLPGILVMSVVMITMYTGVSVNTDIEKGVFDRFRSLPIWRPSVMVGYLLGDALRYTIASVVMLVVGLVIGYRPDGGVGGVVAGIALLVVFSFAFSWIWTMFGLLLRTEKSVMGVSMMVIFPLTFLSNVFVDPRTMPGWLQAFVNNSPITHLSSAVRELMAGDWPADEIAWSLGWAGLFVAVFGPVTMRLYNRK; encoded by the coding sequence ATGAGCACCGTGACCCAGGCCGAGACCCAGGACCTCGCCCCCGTCAGCGCCGAGTCGCTGGCCGCGCTGCTGGTCACCGGGGAGCGGCCGCCGCGCCCGAGCGCGCTGTCGGCGTCGCTGACCTTCGGCTGGCGGGCCATCCTCAAGATCAAGCACGTGCCGGAGCAGCTCTTCGACGTCACCGCGTTCCCGATCATGATGGTGCTGATGTACACGTACCTGTTCGGAGGCGCCCTGGCCGGGTCCCCGACGGAGTACATCCAGTTCCTGCTGCCGGGCATCCTGGTGATGTCGGTCGTGATGATCACGATGTACACCGGCGTCTCGGTCAACACCGACATCGAGAAGGGCGTCTTCGACCGCTTCCGCTCGCTGCCCATCTGGCGGCCGTCGGTGATGGTCGGTTACCTGCTCGGCGACGCCCTGCGCTACACGATCGCGTCCGTCGTGATGCTCGTCGTCGGCCTGGTCATCGGCTACCGCCCGGACGGCGGGGTCGGCGGTGTGGTCGCCGGGATCGCGCTCCTTGTCGTCTTCTCGTTCGCGTTCTCGTGGATCTGGACGATGTTCGGGCTGCTGCTGCGGACCGAGAAGTCGGTGATGGGCGTCAGCATGATGGTGATCTTCCCGCTGACCTTCCTGTCCAACGTCTTCGTCGACCCGAGGACCATGCCGGGCTGGCTCCAGGCCTTCGTCAACAACAGTCCGATCACCCATCTGTCCTCTGCCGTGCGCGAACTGATGGCGGGCGACTGGCCCGCCGACGAGATCGCCTGGTCGCTGGGGTGGGCGGGGCTGTTCGTCGCGGTCTTCGGGCCGGTCACCATGCGGCTGTACAACCGCAAGTGA
- a CDS encoding potassium channel family protein has protein sequence MKLPGHDAIARQADEHLVTHKVKLPRKVVEHPFRQVAKRVLMALLVLAATALIVYADREGYHDNSDRSVDFLDAWYYATVTLSTTGYGDITPVSDVARLTNIFLITPLRVLFLIILVGTTLEVLAERTREEWRLNRWRSTLRDHTVVVGFGTKGRSAIQTVCATGLKKEQVVVVDPSGKAVEAATAEGYAGVIGDATRSEVLKRAEVHRARKIIIATQRDDTAVLVTLTARQLNKAAKIVAAVREEENAPLLKQSGADAVITSASAAGRLLGLSVLSPAAGMVMEDLIQQGSGLDIIERPVIKAEVGRKPRETDDLVVSVLRGHRVLGYDDPAVGTLELTDRLITIVRATPGIQVAPDARPFRQD, from the coding sequence GTGAAACTTCCGGGCCATGATGCGATCGCCCGCCAGGCGGACGAACACCTCGTGACCCACAAGGTGAAGCTGCCGCGCAAAGTGGTGGAGCACCCGTTCCGTCAGGTCGCCAAGCGGGTGCTGATGGCCCTGCTGGTCCTCGCGGCGACGGCCCTGATCGTCTACGCCGACCGCGAGGGCTACCACGACAACTCGGACCGGTCCGTCGACTTCCTCGACGCCTGGTACTACGCGACCGTCACCCTCTCCACCACCGGGTACGGCGACATCACCCCGGTCAGCGATGTCGCCCGGCTCACCAACATCTTCCTCATCACGCCCCTGCGCGTGCTGTTCCTCATCATCCTGGTCGGCACCACGCTCGAGGTCCTCGCCGAGCGCACCCGTGAGGAGTGGCGACTCAACCGCTGGAGGTCCACCTTGCGCGACCACACCGTCGTCGTCGGCTTCGGAACCAAGGGCCGTTCGGCGATCCAGACCGTGTGCGCGACGGGTCTGAAGAAGGAGCAGGTCGTGGTGGTCGACCCCAGCGGCAAGGCGGTCGAGGCCGCGACGGCCGAGGGCTATGCGGGGGTCATAGGGGACGCGACGCGCAGCGAGGTGCTGAAGCGGGCCGAGGTGCACAGGGCCCGGAAGATCATCATCGCGACCCAGCGCGACGACACCGCCGTCCTGGTGACGCTGACGGCCCGGCAGCTCAACAAGGCCGCGAAGATCGTGGCCGCGGTGCGCGAGGAGGAGAACGCCCCGCTGCTCAAGCAGTCCGGGGCCGACGCGGTCATCACCAGCGCCAGCGCGGCCGGCCGGCTGCTCGGGCTGTCGGTGCTCAGCCCGGCGGCCGGCATGGTGATGGAGGACCTCATCCAGCAGGGCAGTGGGCTCGACATCATCGAACGGCCGGTCATAAAGGCCGAGGTGGGCAGGAAGCCACGGGAGACGGACGACCTGGTGGTGAGCGTGCTGCGCGGGCACCGGGTGCTCGGCTACGACGATCCGGCCGTCGGGACGCTGGAGCTGACGGACCGGCTGATCACGATCGTGCGGGCGACGCCGGGCATCCAGGTGGCACCCGACGCCCGCCCGTTTCGGCAGGACTGA
- a CDS encoding molybdopterin molybdotransferase MoeA, translating into MTARSVRTGDAVGPAADADDLDVEEALALVREDNGTAHPGGHRPPAPPPQGSGPAARPDAHHRATPWPEARATAARAARAVTRGARRAPVSVRLDDALGLTLAAPLDALTDLPSFDTSAMDGWVVAGPGPWAVRDEGVLAGHAEPAALTDGEAARIATGARVPPDTTAVLRSEHGQTDEKGRLHATRAVVPGQDIRPRGQECRSGDQLLPPGTLVTPAVLGLAAAAGYDTLTAVPRPRVDVLVLGDELLTEGTPRDGLIRDALGPMLPPWLRALGAEVTAVRRLGDSADALHKAVTKSQADVIVTTGGTAAGPVDHVHPILHRIGAELLVDGVKVRPGHPMLLARTKENQHLVGLPGNPLAAVSGLLTLAEPLLRTLAARPAPEAYTLPLRDEAHGHPYDTRLVPVVLRGDSAVPLHYNGPAMLRGIAAADALAVVPPGGARPGQEAELLDLPWASAGIGVCFT; encoded by the coding sequence ATGACCGCCCGGTCCGTGCGCACCGGCGACGCCGTCGGCCCCGCCGCAGACGCCGACGATCTCGACGTCGAGGAGGCGCTGGCCCTGGTGAGAGAAGACAACGGCACCGCGCACCCCGGAGGTCATCGCCCTCCCGCGCCGCCGCCCCAGGGCTCCGGCCCGGCGGCCCGGCCGGACGCCCACCACCGGGCGACCCCCTGGCCCGAGGCCCGCGCCACCGCCGCCCGGGCCGCCCGGGCGGTCACCCGCGGCGCTCGTCGCGCCCCCGTCTCCGTCCGGCTCGACGACGCCCTCGGTCTCACCCTGGCCGCCCCCCTCGACGCCCTCACCGATCTCCCCTCCTTCGACACCTCGGCCATGGACGGCTGGGTGGTCGCCGGACCCGGCCCCTGGGCTGTACGGGACGAGGGGGTGCTGGCCGGGCACGCCGAGCCCGCGGCACTGACCGACGGCGAGGCGGCCCGGATCGCCACCGGCGCGCGCGTCCCCCCGGACACCACCGCCGTCCTGCGCAGCGAGCACGGGCAGACCGACGAGAAGGGCCGGCTGCACGCCACCCGGGCCGTCGTGCCCGGCCAGGACATCCGCCCCCGCGGCCAGGAGTGCCGCAGCGGCGACCAGCTCCTGCCGCCCGGCACCCTGGTCACCCCGGCCGTCCTCGGTCTTGCCGCGGCCGCCGGATACGACACCCTCACCGCCGTCCCCCGCCCCCGGGTCGACGTCCTCGTCCTCGGCGACGAGTTGCTGACCGAGGGGACTCCTCGGGACGGCCTGATCCGGGACGCGCTCGGTCCGATGCTGCCGCCCTGGCTGCGCGCGCTCGGCGCCGAGGTCACCGCCGTACGCCGGCTCGGCGACTCCGCCGACGCCCTGCACAAGGCGGTCACCAAGTCGCAGGCCGACGTGATCGTCACGACCGGCGGCACCGCGGCCGGACCCGTCGACCACGTCCACCCCATCCTTCACCGTATCGGCGCCGAACTCCTGGTCGACGGGGTCAAGGTGCGCCCCGGCCACCCCATGCTGCTGGCCCGTACCAAGGAGAACCAGCACCTCGTCGGACTGCCGGGCAATCCCCTCGCCGCCGTCTCCGGCCTGCTCACGCTCGCCGAACCCCTGCTGCGCACCCTGGCCGCCCGCCCGGCCCCCGAGGCGTACACCCTGCCCCTGAGGGACGAGGCCCACGGTCACCCGTACGACACCCGGCTCGTCCCGGTCGTCCTGCGCGGTGACAGCGCGGTCCCCCTGCACTACAACGGCCCGGCCATGCTGCGGGGCATCGCGGCCGCCGACGCCCTCGCCGTCGTACCGCCCGGGGGTGCCCGGCCGGGGCAGGAGGCCGAACTGCTCGATCTGCCGTGGGCGTCCGCCGGGATCGGGGTGTGTTTCACGTGA
- a CDS encoding NTP transferase domain-containing protein: MTSYQPSRDRDAGPVYDVVVLAGGAARRLDGADKPGVRVGGRALLDRVLAACDDAATTVVVADPRPTARPVTWAREDPPGGGPLAALDAGLRHTTARYVLVLSADLPFLRQDTTRLLLTVLRTGGADGVLLTDADGRDQPLVAAYRTPSLRNELAALTKEHGALTGLPLRRLTAALDLTRVPDPVASFDCDTWDDIATARARIREHGHVLDEWISAVKDELGIDLDVDTGVLLDLARDAAHGVARPAAPLTTFLVGYAAAQAGGGPEAVAEASRKATALALRWAEEDDGETAAGPGGTSDTRPDAG, from the coding sequence GTGACCTCGTACCAGCCCTCGCGCGACCGGGACGCCGGTCCTGTGTACGACGTGGTCGTGCTCGCCGGGGGTGCCGCCCGGCGGCTCGACGGCGCGGACAAGCCCGGCGTGCGGGTGGGCGGACGGGCTTTGCTCGACCGTGTCCTCGCGGCCTGCGACGACGCGGCCACCACCGTCGTCGTCGCCGACCCCCGCCCCACCGCCCGGCCGGTGACCTGGGCCCGCGAGGACCCGCCCGGCGGCGGTCCGCTGGCCGCCCTGGACGCCGGCCTGCGGCACACCACGGCGCGGTACGTCCTGGTGCTCTCCGCCGACCTGCCCTTCCTCCGGCAGGACACCACACGCCTGCTGCTGACCGTCCTGCGCACGGGCGGCGCCGACGGCGTGCTGCTCACCGACGCCGACGGCCGCGACCAGCCGCTGGTGGCCGCGTACCGGACGCCCTCGCTGCGCAACGAACTCGCCGCACTCACGAAGGAGCACGGCGCCCTCACCGGCCTTCCGCTGCGCCGGCTTACCGCCGCGCTCGACCTCACCCGCGTCCCCGACCCCGTCGCGTCCTTCGACTGCGACACCTGGGACGACATCGCCACCGCCAGGGCACGTATCAGGGAGCATGGGCACGTGTTGGATGAATGGATTTCCGCAGTCAAGGACGAGCTGGGCATCGACCTCGACGTCGACACCGGCGTGCTGCTCGACCTCGCCCGTGACGCCGCGCACGGCGTGGCCAGGCCCGCGGCACCGCTGACCACCTTCCTCGTCGGCTATGCCGCCGCACAGGCGGGCGGCGGTCCCGAGGCCGTGGCCGAGGCCTCCCGCAAGGCCACGGCCCTGGCCCTGCGCTGGGCGGAGGAGGACGACGGGGAGACCGCCGCCGGGCCCGGCGGGACCTCGGACACCCGCCCGGACGCCGGATGA
- a CDS encoding dihydrolipoamide acetyltransferase family protein, whose protein sequence is MAQVLEFRLPDLGEGLTEAEIVRWLVEVGDVVAVDQPVVEVETAKAMVDVPCPYAGVVTARFGEEGSELPVGSPLITVAVGAPASDPDAQSEGSGNVLVGYGTSQAPARRRRVRREQQVPVPVNGRSAPPEVVEGPVPVISPLVRRLARENGLDLRELTGSGPEGLILRADVEYALRAAASQGLPAPAPAPAPVQAPAGAPRTPAASPASTPAETRVPLKGVRGAVADKLSRSRSEIPDATCWVDADATELMRARAAMNATGGPKISLLALLARICTAALARFPELNSTVDTAAREIVRLDAVHLGFAAQTERGLVVPVVKDAHARDAESLSADFARLTEAARTGTLTPAELTGGTFTLNNYGVFGVDGSTPIINHPEAAMLGVGRIIPKPWVHEGELAVRQVVQLSLTFDHRVCDGGTAGGFLRYVADCVEQPAVLLRTL, encoded by the coding sequence ATGGCGCAGGTGCTGGAGTTCAGGCTGCCGGATCTCGGCGAGGGCCTGACCGAGGCGGAGATCGTCCGCTGGCTGGTGGAGGTCGGCGACGTCGTCGCGGTCGACCAGCCGGTCGTCGAGGTCGAGACGGCCAAGGCGATGGTCGACGTCCCCTGCCCCTACGCCGGTGTCGTCACGGCCCGCTTCGGCGAGGAGGGCAGTGAACTCCCGGTGGGCTCACCGCTCATCACCGTGGCGGTGGGGGCGCCCGCGTCCGACCCCGACGCGCAGAGCGAGGGCTCGGGGAACGTGCTCGTGGGGTACGGCACCTCACAGGCCCCCGCGCGCAGGCGCAGGGTGCGGCGCGAGCAGCAGGTTCCCGTGCCGGTGAACGGCCGGTCGGCACCTCCCGAGGTGGTCGAGGGGCCCGTCCCCGTGATCTCCCCGCTGGTCCGCCGCCTCGCCCGTGAGAACGGCCTCGACCTCAGGGAGCTCACCGGCTCCGGCCCCGAGGGACTGATCCTCAGGGCCGACGTCGAGTACGCCCTGCGAGCCGCCGCCTCACAGGGGCTCCCCGCACCGGCACCCGCACCGGCACCGGTACAGGCACCGGCCGGGGCCCCCCGGACCCCGGCGGCATCCCCGGCCTCCACCCCCGCAGAAACCCGTGTCCCCCTCAAGGGTGTCCGGGGCGCGGTCGCCGACAAGTTGTCCCGCAGCCGGAGCGAGATCCCCGACGCCACCTGCTGGGTGGACGCCGACGCGACGGAACTCATGCGCGCGCGTGCGGCGATGAACGCGACCGGCGGTCCGAAGATCTCCCTGCTCGCGCTGCTCGCCCGGATCTGCACCGCCGCCCTCGCCCGCTTCCCCGAGCTCAACTCCACCGTGGACACGGCGGCCAGGGAGATCGTGCGCCTGGACGCGGTGCATCTGGGGTTCGCCGCGCAGACCGAGCGCGGACTGGTCGTGCCGGTCGTCAAGGACGCGCACGCGCGGGACGCCGAGTCACTGTCCGCGGATTTCGCCCGGCTGACCGAGGCGGCCCGCACCGGCACCCTCACCCCCGCGGAACTCACGGGCGGCACCTTCACGTTGAACAACTACGGCGTGTTCGGTGTCGACGGCTCCACGCCGATCATCAACCACCCCGAGGCGGCCATGCTCGGCGTCGGCCGCATCATCCCCAAGCCATGGGTGCACGAGGGTGAGCTGGCGGTACGTCAGGTCGTCCAGCTCTCGCTCACCTTCGACCACCGGGTGTGCGACGGCGGCACCGCCGGTGGCTTCCTGCGGTATGTGGCGGACTGCGTGGAACAGCCGGCGGTCCTGCTGCGCACCCTGTGA
- a CDS encoding alpha-ketoacid dehydrogenase subunit beta: MTTVALKPATMAQALTRALRDAMAADPTVHVMGEDVGTLGGVFRVTDGLAKEFGEDRCTDTPLAEAGILGTAVGMAMYGLRPVVEMQFDAFAYPAFEQLISHVAKMRNRTRGALPLPITIRVPYGGGIGGVEHHSDASEAYYMATPGLHVVTPATVADAYGLLRAAIASDDPVVVLEPKRLYWSKDSWNPDDPQTVEPIGRAVVRRPGRSATLITYGPSLPVCLEAAEAARDEGWDLEVVDLRSLVPFDDDTVAASVRRTGRAVVVHESGGFGGPGGEIAARVTERCFHHLEAPVLRVAGFDIPYPPPMLERHHLPGVDRILDAVGRLQWEAES, from the coding sequence ATGACCACCGTCGCCCTCAAGCCGGCCACCATGGCGCAGGCCCTCACGCGCGCGCTGCGCGACGCGATGGCGGCCGACCCCACCGTGCACGTCATGGGCGAGGACGTCGGCACTCTCGGCGGTGTCTTCCGGGTCACCGACGGGCTGGCCAAGGAGTTCGGCGAGGACCGCTGCACGGACACCCCGCTCGCCGAGGCGGGCATCCTCGGCACGGCCGTCGGCATGGCGATGTACGGACTGCGGCCGGTCGTGGAGATGCAGTTCGACGCCTTCGCCTACCCGGCGTTCGAGCAGCTGATCAGCCATGTGGCGAAGATGCGCAACCGCACACGCGGGGCACTGCCGCTCCCCATCACCATCCGGGTCCCCTACGGCGGCGGCATCGGCGGGGTCGAGCACCACAGCGACGCCTCCGAGGCCTACTACATGGCGACTCCCGGGCTGCACGTCGTCACGCCCGCGACCGTCGCCGACGCCTACGGACTGCTGCGCGCCGCCATCGCCTCCGACGACCCGGTCGTCGTCCTGGAACCCAAGCGGCTGTACTGGTCGAAGGACTCCTGGAACCCGGACGACCCCCAGACCGTTGAACCGATAGGCCGCGCGGTGGTGCGGCGCCCCGGCCGGAGCGCCACACTCATCACGTACGGGCCGTCCCTGCCCGTGTGCCTCGAAGCCGCCGAGGCCGCGCGGGACGAGGGCTGGGACCTCGAAGTCGTCGACCTGCGCTCCCTGGTGCCGTTCGACGACGACACGGTCGCGGCCTCGGTAAGGCGGACCGGACGAGCGGTCGTCGTGCACGAGTCGGGCGGGTTCGGCGGACCGGGCGGGGAGATCGCGGCCCGGGTCACGGAGCGCTGTTTCCACCATCTGGAGGCGCCGGTGCTGCGCGTGGCCGGGTTCGACATCCCCTATCCGCCGCCGATGCTGGAGCGTCACCACCTGCCCGGCGTGGACCGGATCCTGGACGCCGTCGGGCGTCTGCAGTGGGAGGCGGAGAGCTGA
- the pdhA gene encoding pyruvate dehydrogenase (acetyl-transferring) E1 component subunit alpha, whose protein sequence is MTVMEQRGAYRPSPPPAWQPRTDPAPLLPDAQPHRVLGTEAAAQADPALLRRLYAELVRGRRYNTQATALTKQGRLAVYPSSTGQEACEIAAALALQDRDWLFPSYRDTLAAVARGVDPVQALTLLRGDWHTGYDPREHRVAPLCTPLATQLPHAVGLAHAARLKGDDVVALAMVGDGGTSEGDFHEALNFAAVWQAPVVFLVQNNGFAISVPLAKQTAAPSLAHKAVGYGMPGRLVDGNDAAAVHEILTAAVRHARAGGGPTLVEAITYRVDAHTNADDATRYRGDAEVETWRGHDPIALLEHELTERGLIDEAGIEAVRQDAEEFAAGLRERMNQDPVLDPMDLFAHVYAEPTPQLREQQAQLRAELDAEHDSHGGAHR, encoded by the coding sequence ATGACGGTCATGGAGCAGCGTGGCGCGTATCGGCCATCGCCGCCGCCCGCCTGGCAGCCCCGCACGGACCCCGCGCCCCTGCTGCCCGACGCGCAGCCCCATCGCGTCCTCGGCACCGAGGCGGCCGCGCAGGCCGACCCCGCCCTGCTGCGCCGGCTCTACGCCGAGCTGGTGCGCGGCCGCCGCTACAACACGCAGGCCACCGCCCTCACCAAGCAGGGCCGCCTGGCCGTCTACCCCTCCAGCACCGGCCAGGAGGCCTGCGAGATCGCCGCCGCACTGGCCCTCCAGGACCGCGACTGGCTCTTCCCGAGCTACCGCGACACCCTCGCCGCCGTCGCCCGGGGCGTGGACCCCGTCCAGGCTCTGACCCTCCTGCGCGGCGACTGGCACACCGGCTACGACCCGCGCGAGCACCGCGTCGCCCCCCTGTGCACCCCCCTCGCCACCCAGCTCCCGCATGCCGTCGGCCTCGCGCACGCCGCCCGCCTCAAGGGCGACGACGTGGTCGCGCTCGCCATGGTCGGCGACGGCGGCACCAGCGAGGGCGACTTCCACGAGGCGCTGAACTTCGCCGCCGTCTGGCAGGCCCCGGTCGTCTTCCTGGTCCAGAACAACGGCTTCGCGATCTCCGTCCCGCTCGCCAAGCAGACCGCGGCCCCCTCACTGGCCCACAAGGCCGTGGGCTACGGCATGCCCGGGCGTCTGGTCGACGGCAACGACGCGGCCGCCGTGCACGAGATCCTCACCGCCGCCGTACGCCACGCGCGCGCCGGCGGCGGCCCCACCCTGGTGGAGGCGATCACCTACCGCGTGGACGCCCACACCAACGCCGACGACGCGACCCGCTACCGCGGCGACGCCGAGGTCGAGACCTGGCGCGGGCACGACCCGATCGCCCTCCTGGAACACGAACTGACCGAGCGCGGACTGATCGACGAGGCCGGCATCGAGGCCGTGCGCCAGGACGCCGAGGAGTTCGCCGCCGGGCTGCGCGAGCGCATGAACCAGGACCCGGTCCTCGACCCCATGGACCTGTTCGCCCATGTCTACGCCGAGCCCACCCCGCAACTGCGCGAGCAGCAGGCCCAGTTGCGTGCCGAACTCGACGCCGAGCACGACTCCCACGGGGGTGCGCACCGATGA
- a CDS encoding Lrp/AsnC family transcriptional regulator encodes MAEGAEGGVPLPPPRPLDAIDQDILQMLQADGRASIRSVAERVHVSRANAYARINRLVEDGVIRGFGARVNHERAGQGTSAYITLKIVQNSWRTVREQLRQLPGASHIALVGGDFDVLLLVHTPDNRSLRELVLTRLQAIPEVLSTRTLLVFEEEDLEPQG; translated from the coding sequence ATGGCCGAAGGCGCGGAGGGCGGCGTCCCCCTTCCGCCCCCGCGTCCGCTCGACGCCATCGATCAGGACATCCTCCAGATGCTCCAGGCGGACGGGCGCGCGTCGATAAGGTCGGTCGCCGAACGGGTGCACGTCTCGCGCGCCAACGCCTATGCGCGGATCAACCGCCTCGTCGAGGACGGCGTCATCCGCGGCTTCGGCGCCCGCGTCAACCACGAGCGCGCGGGCCAGGGCACCTCGGCGTACATCACCCTGAAGATCGTCCAGAACTCCTGGCGCACGGTCCGCGAACAGCTCAGACAGCTGCCGGGGGCTTCCCACATCGCGCTGGTCGGGGGTGACTTCGATGTGCTGCTGCTCGTCCACACCCCGGACAACAGGTCCCTGCGCGAACTGGTCCTCACCCGCCTCCAGGCGATCCCGGAGGTCCTCAGCACCCGCACCCTGCTGGTCTTCGAGGAGGAGGACCTGGAGCCGCAGGGCTGA